GGTGTCTTTGATCCTGAGCGCACATTTgcctcatcgtcgacgaaGGCGTCGCCCAAGGACCTCTACGAAGGAGAGGTGTGGCGCGCGAAGAACGTGCCCCACAACAACCTCCAGCTCCGCGTCCCAGTGCACCACCTCTGCTCGTCCTACCTCCCAGGCTCTACTACCGGCATCGTCACCGGTACCAAGGGGGGAACTGTGCGGCGGTACGACACGCGCCAGCGCAAACCCGCGTCGGACTGGAAGGTGGCCCGCGAGGGCAGCGTTGCGGCCCTCGCACCAAGCCGACTCGAGGACAACACGGTGTGGTTCGCGGACCACAgcaacctcctcggcgcgctcgacctgcgTACGGGCAAGCTACTCTACTCAGTACCGGGGCTGGCAGCAACACCGcatgccctcctccccctcccaaccGGGGCTGGATGGATGGGACCGACCATCGGGCGTGAGCAGGTCGCAGGGCTCGCGACCGTGAGTTCCGACGCGACGCTGCGGGTATGCGGCGTCACTCCGGCACCTAGTGAGGCGCCTAAAGGAAACTGGGGTTCAGGGAAGAAGGCGAGCGTCATGGCCAGTGTTGGCGGTGTTGGTGTCGGGACGTTCGTGTTTAATGGGTTTGGGAGCGGGAAGGATGTggtggagaagaaggagaatggcgaggaagaagagagcgatgaggacgccgaggtcggggaggacgaggaggaggagatgtgGGAGGGTATgggggaggttggtgagggcgacgacagcgacgacagcgacgaggaggacgaggaggaaagCGATGAGGAGCAGCCACCACGGAAGCGGAGGAAGTAGCGCATAGATATGTATAGAGTTATGGAAACATCGTTTTTCTGCTAGTTGCCAGTGCCAGATGCATGCATTCCAGCCTGGGACGATTGAAGAAGATCAAGAGTCGGGTCTGGTCTGGTCTCAGCCGTCACGGTCGCCGAAAATGCTGTTCGTGCAGTCCCTTAACAACAGCCAACCGCCACCCAACGATTTCTCCTCCACCTATCCATCCACCACAAACATCATTCATGTCGTCCGGCCCTCCTGGCTCATTCGGCGGCCCTCCCGGACCCCCTCCAGGCGGTCCTGCGGCTCGAGTTCCACCAGGTCCCCCTGCTGGGTGAGTACTGGCGTGTGAGAggtgcgcgcgctgcgcgacTCGTGCTCTCATCCGCCCTTCAacttctcctcctcccttcgAGTTTCCATTGATGCCAGTGGACCAGGCTTTGCGGCTCCGGgctccttccctcccgGTATGGCAGGGATGCCACTGCCCAACTTTCCCcctccactccctcccAATTGGAGCGAACACCGCGGTACGTCTGCTACCCATTCACTAGCCtcaagctgaccccagcccccGACGGCGTGACGCCGTACTACTACAACACGGCCACCAAGGCGTCGACGTACACGCGTCCTACCTTTGCTACGGCCGCGCCGGCACCCGCGGCAGCACCGAAAGAGAaaaagaagaagaaggagaagcccAAGGACCGCGTCCCCATTCCGGGAACGGGGTGGACGCGCGTCACGACCAACGAGGGCAACGTCTTCTACTTTGAGAAAGAGACCAAGCGGTCCGAGTGGACGATCCCCGACGAGATCGCTGAGGCAGTTGCGGCTTTCGATGCCTCCGAGGCTCAGGAGCGCAAGCagaaggcggaggaggcgcgcatCGAGCGCCTGCGTGAGCAGGAGCGggtgcgcgccgaggtcgcagaggagcgcaagcgcaaggccgaggagaagaagcgcaaaGCCGACGCGGCCGCTGAGGGGGCTCCCGGAGCCAAGAAGTCCAAGGCTGCAGAGGAGAGCGGCGGTttcgtcgaggacgatggAGCGCcggaggtcgaggacgaggtggagtgGAAGCGTGCCGTAGCGGCCGAGTTCGATGCTGTCGACCGTCGGAAAGCCGCTGATGCGGcgaaggaggaaggcgatgcggagaaggcgggagaggaggccgcgAAGAAGGTGTTCGCCGTCCCCGAGAAGGTGCAGGTTTCTGCGGAAGAGGGGCGGGCACTGTTCAAGGTGAGCTGGTCTGTGATTGTtcgagctgacaacaggcgCTGCTcatcgagaaggagatATCACCGTTCGCACCTTGGGAACAGGCGCTTCCGCTCTTCATCAACGACCCGCGCtacgtcctcctcccgaGCATGAAGGAGCGTCGCGACGTGTATGAGGAGTACTGCCGCACGGCAGGTCGGGCGAAGCGGACGAGCAAAGCCGAACCGGCCAAGGCTAAGGCCGACCCGGAGAGGGACTACCGTGCGCTTatgcgcgaggaggtgacctcgacgcggacgcGCTTCGACGACTTCCGGCGCAAGTTCAAGAAGGACCGCCGGTTCTGGGCGTTTGGGCGCGACGATcgtgagcgcgagaaggcgTTTAAGGTGCATCtccgcgagctgggcgagcggaagcgtgccgacgccgagcgcgccgagaaggacttcctcgagctcctctcGGAGACCCACATCGCGCCAGAGGCGGAGTGGAGCCAGGTCAAGAGGGGCATCTCTCATGATTCCCGCTACGACGCGGTGGgaagctcgagcttgcgtGCCGAGCTGTTCGCCACGCacctcaagaagctcgCTGCGGAAGGCAACGCTGAGGACCCTGCcacgcggcgcgcacgagagaagaaggagcggCAGGAGGCGAGTCTGGCGCAGCGCCAGAACGCTGTAAGGGCGCACCAGGCTGTGAtcggggaggaggccaGCAAGGCGCGTCGGTCTgcggggagggaggagggtgagcgCCTCTtcggcagcctcctcgtcgacgtggtGCGTTCCGACACTACTTGGGAAGACATCTTGCCTATCCTGCGGCAGGACCGGCGATTCGCGCACCCTGCCCTGCGTGACGGTGACCGGCGTCGACTGCTCGAGGGAcacgtcgagcgcatccgcgagaccaaggccgaTGAGCTCTCGTCTCTGTTCGCGCGGCATGCCAAGCTGGAGACGACCTTTGGCGACATCTACGAGAagatcgccgacgacgcgcttgtCCAGCGCCTCGGTCTTGGTGctgcggcgctcgaggaacGGTTCAACGCATGGCGCCGTGCGCGTGAGACAGTCGCCCGCGCCGAGTTCTACGACCTCCTGCGCGAGAACAACTTTGTCGAGTTCTGGGGCCGGATGCGGAacaaggtcctcgacgacgcggcgaccaaggtcaagcaggacgaggatgaagtcgaggagggcatggACGTCACTGCACTCGCGAAGCAGGTCGACCTGGCCGAAATCAAGGCTATTCTCCGGCGCGACCAGAGGTACCGCCAGTTTGACCACGTTGGAGATGAGCGGGAGATGTGGCTCAGAGTACGTCCTCTCTCAAGGGTAAGCTAACAGCAGGAATACCTCGAGAACCTGGAGGGGTCGACGGGTACGGAGACGATCCACAAGATTGGGTAGTGATGCATGTTCTATATGTGGGATGGTGTGAGGCTGATGGCATCCGTCATGCCCTCGAGGTTATGCTATTGCTGTGGAgatggatgaggagagAAAGCCTAATCCTTCCCCTCAGCGTTCTTCGCCCGCCATTCATCGAGCACTCGCCGCAGATCCTCCTGCGTGATGTTATTCTTGAGCGCCCGTTGCCCGTCGACATGGAGAACCggctggagtcagctgaCAGTCTGGAGTAGCAAGCTTGTACTCAATCCAGGCAACCCGACCTTGCACCTCTGCACTCACAATCTCGTACTGGTACGCCCTGCGCCATTTATgcacttcctcctccttggcatCGGTCGGCGGCTCGCGGATATTCCACAGCTTGATCTCGAAAGGATGGGTATGCCGtatggcgacgaggttggccttggcgacctGCATCAGTTCCATAATGAAAGGACGTACCTCGCAGAGACCACACTCTTTGCCGCCTGTAAAGAGCGTAAGGCGGGGAAGTCGGGGCGGCATAGTGATTGAGGTGGTgagagaggtggaggaaggtgaagATGGAAAGTGGAGGCATCCGAGATCAACAAACCGAACAATCCTGGCATCACCCACTTGCTCAACATCCCACTTGCTCAACATCCCACTTCCTCATTTGATTATTCACCATTCCCACTCAATAACACATACACGTCCATGTCGAACATGGAAGAATCGATGAGAGCGAAGCGCCTCACCCCAGACGTTGAGGTTATTTCGTCGGGCGAGTCCGACCGCGATTCCGACGTCGAGTTCTTTACACATAAGCATGTAAAGCGGGTGTGTGAGTGCTCTCCTAGCTTGAACAGCTCGCTCCTGCGTGGTGCTTCAATGATGACGCGCTCGTTCTGCTCATCCATCACCCTCCTTAGTCTCCAACCAAGCGACCCTCGTCACCTACCCTCACCTCATTGtaccctccctccctttCCCTCACATACTACGCTAACACACAGCCAAGAAGCGCCCGCGTAAGCGACCTGAACCCACGACATCGCAactctccgccgcctcgtgcGACATATCTGACCCCGAGGAAGGCAGCAACGCggagcggcagcggcggcggaaggCCAAGGCTCGCGCGAAGCCACCGTCCCTCCCAGAGTGGACGCGCTCCCGTCCCAGTCAGGAGCGCGGTCGATCAAGggcggtcgagcgcgagaggTCGGCATCCATGTACGTTGGCACTCTCTGGCAGGGCggagctgacgccagaacGCTCGTTTCTGATGGGGACACACCCAAGGcggacaagggcaaggggcGAGCAACGGACAAGGCGAAACGCCGGCGGGTCGAGCTTACCCCACCGCCAGTCctggccgaggaagagTTAGCGGACATCGAGCGGCAGTCGTTGTACGTTTACTATGTAAGGACCGAAGAGCTAACGTCAGGCGTCTTCTCGAAGAAGCTGGGGTTGTCATTAACGACGTGGACGATGTGGTTGAGGTCGGCTCGCCGTCCCCGGTTCGCGACCGTAGCGGTCCACAAGTCCAGATCACGGTACAGATGGTGGTGGACCCGGACAAGCGCCAGCCTGGTCGCGAACAGGCTGTGGCTGCTTACGAGAAGAGGCGCATCTTTCATGTGTTCGAAGTGAGCTTGGCGATTGTAAATCAACTGACACTAGACGGACCCTCTGTCGGACCTTTTACACGCACTCGCTACACGCGTCCAGGTCCCCGTAGACCAACTCATCCTCGTGTACGAGGGTCAACGAATCTTCTTGTCGGAGAAGACGCCCAAGCAGCTCGGCATTAAGTTCACAGGCGAGCTCAGTATGTGCAAGACAATACTCGCTGACGGACAGAGGGCTATGAACTGCCCGTCTACGAGAAGGTCCAGCAGGCGGAGCGTAAGGCCCGCCTCGCACTGTTTGGCGACAACCCACGTCGGACTGATAAAGAcctggacgagggcgagccgtcgcggcgctcACCTTCACCGCTGCGCGCCCCGTTACCGCCAGCCGTCCAGAAAGTCAAGCTGCACCTCCGCGGCCCTAAAGGAGAGCTGCACttctcggcggcgccgaCTACGCTGGTCTCTACAATCCTGAAGTTTTATTGTAACAAACAGGGGGTCGACGCGTCTGAGGCCCATCGCTTTAGACTGGAGTTCGATGGCGAACACTTTGAAGGCAACTCAACAGTCGGGGACATGGACGTGGAAAGCGGTGACCTCATCGATGTCTCGTATCGGTGAGCTCCGCCAACTTGGTTTGATAAATGAGTAGCAAAACAAGTCTCTTAACATTCTCGTGTGCAGTAGTCTCATGTTGTTGTATGTTGGTCGCGCATTTC
Above is a genomic segment from Cutaneotrichosporon cavernicola HIS019 DNA, chromosome: 1 containing:
- a CDS encoding uncharacterized protein (WD repeat domain 74) — protein: MATYRTADFWAPALHANTLLQLSVPEGERNPIVRPLPIKHGEHAAVGVVKRMLRMGDELLVADDGFRMSSLSLPTDEASVPIVTSQSTHAVPSRGTSIWTGLASLSDSSAVSSLSTGRLTLYNNSAEAAGTRKLGAPVLTLSTPDAGGAFAVGGKELEIGVFDPERTFASSSTKASPKDLYEGEVWRAKNVPHNNLQLRVPVHHLCSSYLPGSTTGIVTGTKGGTVRRYDTRQRKPASDWKVAREGSVAALAPSRLEDNTVWFADHSNLLGALDLRTGKLLYSVPGLAATPHALLPLPTGAGWMGPTIGREQVAGLATVSSDATLRVCGVTPAPSEAPKGNWGSGKKASVMASVGGVGVGTFVFNGFGSGKDVVEKKENGEEEESDEDAEVGEDEEEEMWEGMGEVGEGDDSDDSDEEDEEESDEEQPPRKRRK
- a CDS encoding uncharacterized protein (Glutaredoxin-like domain (DUF836)) produces the protein MPPRLPRLTLFTGGKECGLCEANLVAIRHTHPFEIKLWNIREPPTDAKEEEVHKWRRAYQYEIPVLHVDGQRALKNNITQEDLRRVLDEWRAKNAEGKD
- a CDS encoding uncharacterized protein (Contains two conserved F residues) translates to MSSGPPGSFGGPPGPPPGGPAARVPPGPPAGGPGFAAPGSFPPGMAGMPLPNFPPPLPPNWSEHRAPDGVTPYYYNTATKASTYTRPTFATAAPAPAAAPKEKKKKKEKPKDRVPIPGTGWTRVTTNEGNVFYFEKETKRSEWTIPDEIAEAVAAFDASEAQERKQKAEEARIERLREQERVRAEVAEERKRKAEEKKRKADAAAEGAPGAKKSKAAEESGGFVEDDGAPEVEDEVEWKRAVAAEFDAVDRRKAADAAKEEGDAEKAGEEAAKKVFAVPEKVQVSAEEGRALFKALLIEKEISPFAPWEQALPLFINDPRYVLLPSMKERRDVYEEYCRTAGRAKRTSKAEPAKAKADPERDYRALMREEVTSTRTRFDDFRRKFKKDRRFWAFGRDDREREKAFKVHLRELGERKRADAERAEKDFLELLSETHIAPEAEWSQVKRGISHDSRYDAVGSSSLRAELFATHLKKLAAEGNAEDPATRRAREKKERQEASLAQRQNAVRAHQAVIGEEASKARRSAGREEGERLFGSLLVDVVRSDTTWEDILPILRQDRRFAHPALRDGDRRRLLEGHVERIRETKADELSSLFARHAKLETTFGDIYEKIADDALVQRLGLGAAALEERFNAWRRARETVARAEFYDLLRENNFVEFWGRMRNKVLDDAATKVKQDEDEVEEGMDVTALAKQVDLAEIKAILRRDQRYRQFDHVGDEREMWLREYLENLEGSTGTETIHKIG